The Streptomyces sp. NBC_00102 genome segment GCGGCGGGACTCCGGCCGCCCGCAGGACCCTGCCGGCCCGCCGCCTGCCCACGTACAGCCTGATGCCGGGCCAGCCGGACTTGGCCTCCTTCCCGCGTGCCGCCTGGCTCCGGGCGTCCCGCCGCGCGCTCACCGACGCACCCAACGAGGCCTTCGGGTACGGAGATCCGCGCGGGCGCGTCGAACTGCGCACCGCCCTCGCGGAGTACCTGGGCCGGGCGCGCGGGGTGTACACCGACCCGGAACGGGTGGTGATCTGCTCGGGCTTCATCCACGGACTGCGCCTGGTGGCCGCGGTGCTGAGGAAGCGGCGGGTGCGCGAGGTCGCCGTGGAGTCGTACGGACTCGACTTCCACCGGGGTGTCCTCGCCGACGCCGGGCTGCGGACCCCCTGCCTTCCGCTCGATCAACGAGGCGCTCGTACCGACGAGTTGGCGGCAAGGGGCGGGGTCGGTGCGGTGCTGATGACCCCCGCCCACCAGTTCCCGACCGGTGTCCCGCTCGACCCGGACCGGCGGGCGACGGCCGTCGACTGGGCGCGTGCGACGGGCGGGCTGATCGTCGAGGACGACTACGACGGCGAGTTCCGCTACGACCGCCAGCCCGTCGGCAGCCTTCAAGGACTCGACCCCGACCGGGTCGTGTACATCGGCACGGCGAGCAAGTCCCTCGCCCCGGGACTGCGGTTGGGCTGGATGGTCCCGCCCGCCGGCATGGTCCAGGAACTCGCCGACGCCAAGGGCTTCTCCGACTGGACGACCGGTGCACTGGAACAGCTGGTCCTCGCGGAGTTCATCGCCTCGGGCGCGTACGACCGCCATGTGCGCGCGATGCGGCTCCGCTACCGCCGCCGCCGCGACCAGCTCGTCGCCGCTCTCGCCGAACGCGCACCCGGCATCAGGGTCAGCGGCATCGCGGCCGGGCTGCACGCCGTCCTCGAACTCCCCGAAGGAACCGAACGCTCGGTGATCTCCGCCGCCGCGTTCCAGGGCCTGGCACTGGAGGGCCTCTCCTACTTCCGCCACCCGGACGCCCCACGGGAGAGCGACGCGCTGGTCATCAGCTACGGCTCACCGCCCGACAGCGCCTGGAAGGGGACCCTGGACGCCCTGTGCCGGGTGCTGCCGTGAGGCGGCACCGGCCTCCGGCCGGGGCGGCTCGGCCTCACCAGCCGAGCAGGTCCATGGACGCGCGCTCGGTCCACTCACCGAACGACACCGGCCGGCCGTCCAGGTTCAGCGGAAGGATCAGATCGCAGGAGGCCCGGCCGTCGAACCACAGCGAGCCCCGGAGCGGACCGGTGACCACGAGCAGCGTCGAGAAGCCGCAGCCGTTGTCCTGGACGAACACCGCCCCGGCCGTCTTGTGCTCCTGGAACACCTCGTACTCGGCGTCCCACCGCGCCCACGCGGCCCGGTGGGCGCCGGGGTCCGGGTAGTCCTCCGGCGCGGGTTCACGCGCGTCCAGCTCGTCCTCACGGGCGCGGTAGGAGTCGGGATGCGGGAAGTCCTCGCCGAGCAGAGCGTAGTTGGTGCCGTGATCCCCGTCCCAGCCCCAGCCCGCGGCGGTGCGCCGCAGCCGGTTCACCACGCCCCCGGCGGTCCTCCGGAGCAGGTACTCCCGGTACTCCCGCGGAAACGTGATCCCCAACTCCGCCTCTGCCGAAAGCACTTCCGCCTCCGTGAGCGGCGGGGGAGCGGTGTCCGGCCCTGCCGGGGGCGGACCGCCCGGCTCATGGTGCCGGTGCCCCCGGGCCAAGCGCTCGGCCTCCGCCACCCAGTCGGTCGTCACGCGGACGAGGATAGGCGCCGCCTGCGGGGTGGGGCCGTGCGGCCCGCCGGCTGGGGGTGCGACACGGAAACCGGGAGCCGGCTTCGTACCCGGCCGAGGTACGGAAAGAGGGCGCCCGGGCCCATGCCATTGCTCTCAGCCGGAGCGGAAGCGGGCCGCACGCTCCGGATGTTCCGCCTTGTCGTGGCGCCTGCGTAGGACGCGCCAGTCCGTCGCCAGGCTCAGGTCGCCCGTCGACTCGGCGTCTTCCTCTGCCCAGTCGAAATCCAGGCAGACGGAACAGCTGGGGGAACCGGACGGGGTCGCTGTATCGGCGGGGTCGGCTTGGGGCTCCTCGTTCACAGCACATCACCCCGACTCCGCGCGTTGCACCGTGCGTTCTCGGCGCGTAGCCGCTCTATGGGGGTTGCGGGGCGGGTGTGTTCGGGCGCCACTTCCCACTCGGTCCCGCCGCCGATGGGGCGTATGGCCCAGTACGGGCCGGCCACCCCTCTGAACTCGCCGACACGACAGCCCTGGGTGGTGTCCACCATGGGTGTACCGGGTGCCGGAACCGGACGTCCTGATCCGTTCGGAAGGATGTTCTCCTCGGGCATCACCGCTCCTCTCCGTAGTGAATCGACTACTGGATGGCCTCAGCGTCGCCTAGCGTCGAGTTGTCTCCGGCGGCCCGTCGGAGGTAGCGGCATCATGGATCGCCAACTGTCACACCTGATCGAGTTCGCGGAGCAGCCGCACACCGTACTTCAGTTGGCTCCGTACGCCATGGGGGAGCGCCGCCCGTTCAATCGTCTCGTGAACCTCCTGACCATGCCCGACCGCTCGATCATGTCCTACGTCGAGTCGCAGACCCATGGTCACTTGGACAGGGAGATCGCTTCCGTCCTTCCGCTGGTGAGGGCCTACCATTTGCTGCAGGCCGAGGCGCTCTCTCAGGCGGCATCCGTGGCCATGATCAACGAGGCGCGAAAGGGCACCCCGTGAAGACCGACGCTCCTCTCCACTGGATCAAGTCCTCCTACAGCGGCAGCGGCGGTTCTTGTGTCGAATGGGCCCCGGCGCACGCGTTCGCCGTCGGCATGGTCCCTGTGCGGGACTCCAAGAATCGAAGTGGCCCGGTTCTGAACTTCTCCGCAGTTGCGTTCGCCGCGTTCGTGGGCTGCGTCAAAGAGGAAGAGTTCGGCTCTCACTGAGCGCCCTGCCGCGGCCTGCGCGGGCACTCCGAAGGACCGGGAGAGCCGTACGTGAACGCGGCCCAAGCCGCCCATCCCGCGTACGAGGAGAGTCTGAACCGGCTGCGTTCCATGGGGGTCCTGGTCGGCGACTACGTACCGCACCAGCCCAAGGCGGTCGGCGGGCGGGACGCGTACGACTGGACCCAGGTCCTCGATCGTTCCGGCGGACGGGCACGGCACCGGTCCTCACGCCTCCGAGGTGAACCCGGCGGTGAGACGGGCCGCGAGCTGCCCGGGTGCGTCCTCCTGGAGAAGATGGCCCGCGCCCTCGATCCAGTGCAGTTCGGCGTGCGGGATGCGCTCGTGCAGCCATCGCGCGTACTCCGGGGGAAGGATGTGGTCCTCGCGTCCCCACAGGAGCCGCACCGGAAGGGAGATCCCGCCCAGGAGGTGCTCGTACCCGGCGGTGTCCGCCTGCCTGATCTGGCTGTACTGGCGGTAGAAGGCGGCCTGCCCCGCCGCCCCGCGCCACGGTGCGAGGAACGCGTCGAGGACTCCCGGGCGGAAGCCGACATGCGTGGCGTGCCGCAGGTGGGCGGCGACCAGCGCCTCGTGCGCGTACGGGGGGAGCTGCCGGAACACCTCCGTGTGCTCCAGGAAGAGCCGGAACAGCCCTCGCTCCCAGTCGCCGCCGCTCACGGCGTCGAAGAGGGTCAGGTCCCGGTAGATCCGCCCCTCCAGCAGCAGCGTCCGCAGGGCCACGGCGCCGCCGATGTCGTGCGCGACGACGCTGGGGGAGGACAGCTCCCAGTGGTCGAGGAGCCCCGCGAAATTCCGCGCGTGGGCGGCGAGGCTCAGGTCCTGTCCCTCGCGCTGCTCCGACAGGCCGAAGCCGAGATGGTCGAAGACGAAGACCGGGCGGTCACGGGCGAGCGCCGGCGCGATGTCCCGCCAGAGGTAGGAGGAGTACGGCGTGCCGTGCACCAGCACGACAGGATCGCGGTCGTGGGACCCCTCACCGGCCAGGCGGCTCCAGCGGATCACCCCGCCGGGCGTCTCGAATTCCTGCTCCAGTTCCCATGTCACCGTGGGCCTCCTCCTGTCCGGCATGACCAGCACCTTTGTCAGGCACTCCCCGGTAATCCCGGAGAACGACCGTCTGCCCCGGGACCGCGACGACATCACCCTCCCGTGGCGCTCGGGGGCTCCTGCGGCAGGTCCGGAGGACGGGCCGGCGGCGTTGAAGGGGCGGCGGGCCCGGGCGCCCCGTTCACCGAACCACCCTCACTCCGGGCCCACTTGTTCACCGCGAACGGCCGTGCCACGTCCTACGATGACCCGATGCTGAAGTTCACCGATGTCATCCTCGACTGCCCCGATCCCTGGAAGCTGGCCGAGTTCTACGCCAAGGTGCTGGACTGGGAGATCAACACCGAGAGCAGCCAGGAAGGGTGGGTCAACCTGCGCAACGACGGGATCGAGCTGTCGTTCCAGCGGGCGGAGAACTACCAGCCGCCCAGCTGGCCGGGCCAGGAGCATCCGCAGCAGTTCCACCTCGACTTCGAAGTGGACGAGTTCGAGCCCGAGCACCAGCGGGTGACCGAGCTCGGCGCGACCTTCCTGAAGAGCTTCGTCGGCGAGTCCGGCTACGGCTGGCAGGTCTACACCGACCCGGCCGGACACCCGTTCTGCCTCTGCCGCAACCGCCCCCAGCCCTGACCGCTCCCCGGCCCCGACCGCACTCCGGCCTCATCGCGTTCCTGGGCCGACCGTGCCCAGGAACGCGCGGACGTGCCGGAGCCACGTCGCCCGGTCCGGCCCGCTCAGGACATGGGCGGCGCCGGGCAGCTCGACGAGTTCGGCGCCCGCGATCCCAGCCGCCAGGCGCCGCGAACCGTCGGGCAGGACGAGCCTGTCCCCGGTCGGTACCACCACGAGTACGGGCACGGACAGGCCGGCCAGGTCCGCCCGGACGTCGACCCGGGACACCAGGTCGAAGTGGTCCACCGTCCCCGCCGGCATGGCGGCCAGGGTCTGGGACACGAGGGTGTCCAGGGCGGCGGGTTCGATCTCCGCCAGATCCTTCGCGGTCATGCAGCTCAGGCAGGCGAGCCGGGCCACCTCCTCCCACCGGCCGTCGGCCGCGAGGGACTTGATGAGCCGGGCCGCCAGGGCCAGCACCGGGTCCGCGACGGGGAAACCGGCGGTGAGGACGAGCGCCCGGACGCGTCCGGGATGACGGGCAGCGGCCCGGACCGCCACCGCGCAGCCCAACGACTCACCGACCAGGACGAACGACTCCTCTCCCGCCGACACGGCCGAAGCGACCAACTGATCCGCCAGTTCGTCCAGTTCCAAGGGCTTCTCGTCAGCCGGAGTGTTACCGGCGCCCGGGTAATGGGGGCCGATCAGGGTGTGGTCACGGGCGAGGTCGTCGAGTACGAGGCCGAAGTTGCCGTGGATGCCGCCTCCGGCGCCGTGGGCGAGCAGCAGTGCGGGGCCGCTGCCCCGTACGAGGACGTCGAGACGGGGTTCGGGAAGCGCTTCTCGGGTGGTCATACGGGCGACGCTAAACTCTGACATCAGTGTCGGAGTCAAGTCGTTGATCCGGAGGCGGACCACATGCGCATGAAGGACATGGTCAGGCGCACCGGAGTCCACGAGCGGCTGTTGCGCTACTACGAGCAGCAGGGGCTGCTGGCCCCGGACCGGCTGCCGAGCGGTTACCGGGTCTACGCCGAAGCCGATGTGGAGACGGTGCGCCGCATCCGGACCCTGCTGGCGGCGGGGCTCACGACCTCCCTGATCGCCCAGGTACTGCCCTGCGTCGACGCCGACTCCGAGCACATCGTGCCCATGTGCCCGGAACTGGTCGGCCGGCTGCGGCGGGAACACGAGAGGATCGGGCGATCCGTCGAGGAATTGCAGGCGTCGCGCGCACTGCTCGGTGCCGTCATCGCCGGTGCGCCGGCCGTCGCCCGCCCGCACCCCGTCGCCGGCTGACCGGCCTCAGCCGCCTCCGGGCACGGGACGGCTGACCGGCCTCAGCCGCCTCCGGGCACGGGACGGCTGACCGGCCTCAGCCTTCCCACGACGTGAGGCGGCGTTCGACGCAGGCGGTGATGGCCGGGACGACCGCCGTCATCTGCGGGCGCCAGCCGGGTACGGCGTTGACCTCGCAGACCGTGAAGGTGTCCTCGGAGGCGAAGAGGAGATCCACCCCGGCGATGGCGAGGCCCATCGCTCCGGCCGCCCGCACGGCCAGCGCCTCCGCCTCCGGGTACTCGCCCGGGCAGACGGTGGCGGAGCCGCCCTGGCCGATGTTCGAGGTGAGGCCGCCGTTGCGGGAGGTGCGGACGGCGGCGCCCACGGTCTCGCCGTCGACCACGAGCAGGCGCAGGTCCCGGCCGTGCGAGTGGGAGACGTACTCCTGGAAGAGGTGCGGAGTCTCCTGCGCGAGGGCGCCCGCGATCCCGCGCAGCAGATGGGTGTCGGGGGCGAGGAAGACCTGCTTGCCCTTGTGGCCGGTGACCGACTTGACCACGCACGGGGTGTCGAGGCCGTCGGTGCGCACCACCCCCTCCAGGGGCGCGGTCCCGTACGAGAGGGTGTCGGGCACCGGCAGCCCGGCCAGGGCCAGTTCCTGCATCTGCCAGACCTTGTTGCGGCAGACCAGGTGCGCCGCGAGCGGGTTGAGGAGGGTGGCGCCCATGCGCTCCAGGTGCCGCAGCAGGGTGACCTCGCGGTCGTGGTGCATGGAGCCCGGGGTCTGGCGTACGAGGACGACCTTCGGCGCGGGCACCTCGGCGCCGCCCAGGGTCCGCAGGAACAGCCGGCCTCCGCTGACGCCGAACACGAACTCGTTGGTGTGCCAGACGGCGAACCTCGGTCCGTGCAGCGCCGCGAGGGCGTCGGCCAGCCTGTGGGTCGCGCCCTGCAAGGGGACCGGGAGCGCCCTTACCAGCAGCCATACGTCCGTGGGGGGCAGTAACTCCGCACGCGCCATGGTTCGTTCGCCTCTCCGCCTCGCTGCCAGGACCGACGGAAAGATAGCGCGGGAGGGGTGAATTCCTGGAGGAAACGGGGATGGTGCATCCCAAAGAGACGTCCATGGCCGGGGTCGCGGGGAACGATTTCCGCTCGTTCGTCGAGGGGCTCACCGCGAGCGGCGCGTAGCGTACGCGAACCGTCCGGCGCGATGCGAGGGGCGCGGGC includes the following:
- a CDS encoding PLP-dependent aminotransferase family protein yields the protein MTDSWATFGADLHIEPHAGGLRDGLMEALREAVRTGRLTPGARLPSSRALAADLGVARNTVADAYAELVAEGWLTARQGSGTRVARRAEPRGGTPAARRTLPARRLPTYSLMPGQPDLASFPRAAWLRASRRALTDAPNEAFGYGDPRGRVELRTALAEYLGRARGVYTDPERVVICSGFIHGLRLVAAVLRKRRVREVAVESYGLDFHRGVLADAGLRTPCLPLDQRGARTDELAARGGVGAVLMTPAHQFPTGVPLDPDRRATAVDWARATGGLIVEDDYDGEFRYDRQPVGSLQGLDPDRVVYIGTASKSLAPGLRLGWMVPPAGMVQELADAKGFSDWTTGALEQLVLAEFIASGAYDRHVRAMRLRYRRRRDQLVAALAERAPGIRVSGIAAGLHAVLELPEGTERSVISAAAFQGLALEGLSYFRHPDAPRESDALVISYGSPPDSAWKGTLDALCRVLP
- a CDS encoding SMI1/KNR4 family protein, which translates into the protein MTTDWVAEAERLARGHRHHEPGGPPPAGPDTAPPPLTEAEVLSAEAELGITFPREYREYLLRRTAGGVVNRLRRTAAGWGWDGDHGTNYALLGEDFPHPDSYRAREDELDAREPAPEDYPDPGAHRAAWARWDAEYEVFQEHKTAGAVFVQDNGCGFSTLLVVTGPLRGSLWFDGRASCDLILPLNLDGRPVSFGEWTERASMDLLGW
- a CDS encoding DUF397 domain-containing protein; protein product: MKTDAPLHWIKSSYSGSGGSCVEWAPAHAFAVGMVPVRDSKNRSGPVLNFSAVAFAAFVGCVKEEEFGSH
- a CDS encoding alpha/beta fold hydrolase, with the translated sequence MTWELEQEFETPGGVIRWSRLAGEGSHDRDPVVLVHGTPYSSYLWRDIAPALARDRPVFVFDHLGFGLSEQREGQDLSLAAHARNFAGLLDHWELSSPSVVAHDIGGAVALRTLLLEGRIYRDLTLFDAVSGGDWERGLFRLFLEHTEVFRQLPPYAHEALVAAHLRHATHVGFRPGVLDAFLAPWRGAAGQAAFYRQYSQIRQADTAGYEHLLGGISLPVRLLWGREDHILPPEYARWLHERIPHAELHWIEGAGHLLQEDAPGQLAARLTAGFTSEA
- a CDS encoding VOC family protein — translated: MLKFTDVILDCPDPWKLAEFYAKVLDWEINTESSQEGWVNLRNDGIELSFQRAENYQPPSWPGQEHPQQFHLDFEVDEFEPEHQRVTELGATFLKSFVGESGYGWQVYTDPAGHPFCLCRNRPQP
- a CDS encoding alpha/beta fold hydrolase; this translates as MTTREALPEPRLDVLVRGSGPALLLAHGAGGGIHGNFGLVLDDLARDHTLIGPHYPGAGNTPADEKPLELDELADQLVASAVSAGEESFVLVGESLGCAVAVRAAARHPGRVRALVLTAGFPVADPVLALAARLIKSLAADGRWEEVARLACLSCMTAKDLAEIEPAALDTLVSQTLAAMPAGTVDHFDLVSRVDVRADLAGLSVPVLVVVPTGDRLVLPDGSRRLAAGIAGAELVELPGAAHVLSGPDRATWLRHVRAFLGTVGPGTR
- a CDS encoding MerR family transcriptional regulator, with product MRMKDMVRRTGVHERLLRYYEQQGLLAPDRLPSGYRVYAEADVETVRRIRTLLAAGLTTSLIAQVLPCVDADSEHIVPMCPELVGRLRREHERIGRSVEELQASRALLGAVIAGAPAVARPHPVAG
- a CDS encoding RimK family alpha-L-glutamate ligase; amino-acid sequence: MARAELLPPTDVWLLVRALPVPLQGATHRLADALAALHGPRFAVWHTNEFVFGVSGGRLFLRTLGGAEVPAPKVVLVRQTPGSMHHDREVTLLRHLERMGATLLNPLAAHLVCRNKVWQMQELALAGLPVPDTLSYGTAPLEGVVRTDGLDTPCVVKSVTGHKGKQVFLAPDTHLLRGIAGALAQETPHLFQEYVSHSHGRDLRLLVVDGETVGAAVRTSRNGGLTSNIGQGGSATVCPGEYPEAEALAVRAAGAMGLAIAGVDLLFASEDTFTVCEVNAVPGWRPQMTAVVPAITACVERRLTSWEG